From the Alkalibacter rhizosphaerae genome, one window contains:
- a CDS encoding (Fe-S)-binding protein, with translation MKSWKNINVDELDRLEIYALLPKTNCRRCGFDTCLAFAAAVEEGKRPITACRVLDQSSR, from the coding sequence ATGAAATCCTGGAAAAACATCAACGTAGACGAATTGGATCGGTTGGAGATCTACGCCTTGCTCCCCAAAACCAATTGCCGTCGCTGTGGATTTGACACCTGTCTTGCCTTTGCGGCCGCTGTGGAAGAGGGAAAGCGACCCATCACCGCATGCCGGGTCTTGGATCAATCCTCCCGATAA
- a CDS encoding NAD(P)/FAD-dependent oxidoreductase, with protein sequence MNPKYQKVFTPIRIGNMLVKNRIEVSPAAPRLASPEGLVTPELIEWTRTLAKGGAGIVTVGISQVTPLQAPREHMSGFCVNMGSNLVIPGLRALADAVHRHGAKASIELAGFAGHTMPKEGESPIDAMSVEDIQHWIRLFADAAERALKADMDMILLHGGHGILISNFFSPLFNHRTDKYGGNIENRARFACELLEAIRERVGNKLAIEFRLSADELVPGGAKLEETIEFIKIIQDKIDLVHVSAGLLLDDAMVPITTQPTYLKRGYNAHFAASIKRAPGIKVPVTTVGSIDLDLAAEIIENEDADMCAMIRTLIADPDSVNKARTGREAEIRPCIRCVLCLNRTHGMEPLLVACAVNPRAGREVELSCSHFPATTPKKVVVIGGGPAGMEAACDAADKGHQVVLFEEKDILGGTLRLAVVPDFKDDLKRYLQWAIRRTTNHPGVDLRLATKATRETVAAEDPDAVIVAVGAVANMPPIPGLDGRNVAWVGDVESGVKDTGENVVIAGGGLTGCETALNLARKGKNVTIVEMVDREAMLQVSPIPMTALLQLLDKEGVAILDNHRLIRVEENSLIAEGPKGEMERSFDTLVVSLGVKPNTQEASLFSDLCDDVFYIGDCTSNRGTLYTATTGGYNAALDL encoded by the coding sequence ATGAACCCCAAATATCAAAAAGTATTTACTCCCATCCGAATCGGCAACATGCTGGTAAAAAACCGCATCGAAGTTTCGCCTGCTGCCCCCCGTCTGGCATCCCCAGAAGGGTTGGTGACTCCCGAACTTATCGAATGGACGAGGACCTTGGCCAAAGGAGGTGCCGGGATCGTCACTGTTGGCATTTCCCAAGTCACCCCTTTGCAAGCACCCCGGGAGCACATGAGCGGTTTTTGCGTCAACATGGGAAGCAACTTGGTCATTCCCGGACTTCGCGCCCTGGCGGATGCGGTCCATCGCCACGGGGCGAAAGCATCCATCGAATTGGCGGGATTTGCAGGCCATACCATGCCCAAAGAGGGGGAATCTCCCATCGATGCCATGAGCGTGGAAGACATCCAACACTGGATCCGTTTATTTGCCGACGCTGCAGAAAGGGCCTTGAAAGCAGACATGGACATGATCCTTCTTCATGGAGGTCACGGGATCCTCATCAGCAACTTCTTTTCTCCCCTGTTCAATCATCGAACCGACAAGTACGGAGGAAACATTGAAAATCGGGCCCGTTTTGCCTGCGAACTGCTCGAAGCCATTCGGGAGAGAGTGGGCAACAAGTTGGCCATCGAGTTTCGCTTGAGTGCCGACGAACTGGTTCCCGGAGGCGCAAAACTGGAAGAGACCATCGAATTCATCAAGATCATCCAGGACAAGATCGATCTGGTCCACGTTAGTGCAGGATTGCTGTTGGATGACGCCATGGTCCCCATCACCACCCAACCCACCTATTTAAAAAGAGGATACAATGCTCACTTTGCCGCCAGCATCAAAAGAGCTCCAGGGATCAAGGTTCCTGTCACCACGGTTGGTTCCATCGACTTGGACCTGGCTGCAGAGATCATTGAAAACGAAGATGCCGACATGTGTGCCATGATCCGTACCCTCATCGCCGATCCAGACAGTGTAAATAAAGCCAGGACCGGGAGAGAAGCTGAGATCCGGCCCTGCATCCGCTGTGTCTTGTGCTTGAACCGGACCCATGGCATGGAACCCTTGCTGGTGGCTTGTGCCGTCAATCCAAGAGCCGGCCGGGAAGTGGAACTCTCCTGTTCCCATTTTCCGGCAACAACACCGAAAAAAGTAGTGGTCATCGGTGGTGGTCCCGCTGGAATGGAAGCCGCCTGTGATGCTGCCGACAAGGGGCATCAGGTGGTCCTCTTCGAAGAAAAGGACATACTGGGGGGTACCCTCCGACTGGCAGTCGTTCCGGATTTCAAAGACGATCTGAAACGATATCTCCAATGGGCCATACGCCGCACCACCAATCATCCTGGTGTGGATCTTCGATTGGCCACCAAGGCAACGAGAGAAACGGTCGCCGCTGAAGACCCGGATGCCGTTATCGTTGCCGTAGGCGCCGTAGCCAACATGCCCCCAATTCCTGGTTTGGATGGCCGAAATGTGGCCTGGGTGGGCGATGTAGAATCCGGCGTCAAAGATACCGGTGAAAATGTCGTCATTGCCGGAGGTGGACTGACCGGTTGTGAAACGGCGTTGAATCTAGCAAGAAAAGGCAAGAATGTGACCATCGTAGAAATGGTGGACCGGGAAGCCATGCTTCAAGTCTCCCCCATCCCAATGACAGCACTTCTCCAGCTCTTGGACAAGGAAGGCGTCGCCATTTTGGACAACCACCGATTGATCCGTGTGGAAGAAAACAGCCTGATCGCCGAAGGACCAAAGGGAGAAATGGAGCGGTCATTTGATACCCTGGTCGTGTCTCTGGGAGTCAAGCCCAATACGCAAGAAGCATCCCTGTTCAGCGATCTTTGTGATGATGTCTTTTACATCGGAGATTGCACCTCCAACCGGGGCACCCTCTACACTGCAACCACAGGCGGTTACAACGCGGCCTTGGATCTGTAA